The Theileria annulata chromosome 3, complete sequence, *** SEQUENCING IN PROGRESS *** genome has a segment encoding these proteins:
- a CDS encoding uncharacterized protein (Signal peptide predicted for TA17655 by SignalP 2.0 HMM (Signal peptide probability 0.763, signal anchor probability 0.000) with cleavage site probability 0.476 between residues 18 and 19), which yields MYFLFILSSVFAMNQTKSKINIPYISPVRNNPKRGAVILDGSTNGNGELPFVEIANADGYFYKSPQDYKDTSYTKRERELEELQSKSMNHLDFLSPLIGNLSNRI from the exons atgtattttttgtttattttgtCCAGTGTTTTCGCAATGAATCAGACTAAATCGAAGATTAACATCCCATACATATCACCAGTTAGGAACAACCCTAAAAG GGGCGCTGTTATCCTAGACGGTTCCACTAACGGCAACGGTGAACTTCCTTTTGTTGAAATCGCAAACGCAGACGGCTACTTTTACAAATCTCCTCAAG ATTATAAAGATACTTCCTACACTAAGAGGGAACGGGAACTTGAAGAACTACAGTCCAAAAGCATGAACCACCTTGACTTCCTCAGTCCACTAATAGGAAACCTCAGCAAcagaatataa
- a CDS encoding ferrodoxin reductase-like protein, putative (Strong Pfam hits to pyr_redox (1.5e-14) and Rieske (3.4e-50) domains) gives MKIFEKTIFRNLKNLCPYKPSRNAIYPYVNSSNDKGWKLDSTFYIGVPAFLSISYLSYYSLKTKSYCNGFNKVELGSLSDFKDGESKQVKVYNGKDTVLVSKIKGTFYVTGSSCPHFSASFVDGAVTDELLICPWHNAKFKLSDGSCVNGPCMGGIATYEPVVQEDKLYALLPPTPLPLEVDMMRDKSNGRDNRVFVICGGGASAHAAAETLRLKGFKGRILMYADEKYLPYYRPYLSKAFSKEYDKVPDEQALRPKEFYKNNQIEFYAGKSVRLVNDKDHTITLSDGTTVKYDKVLVATGNFSARLPVSQNNNYDNLFTIRTIDDFKGLSKFVKPNSNIVIVGANFIGCELSSVLKSTGANVTVLTNAETPLESIVGKRVGNVVAKLMEKNGVKFIPKCTVKKYNLSGNKVNEVVLDNNTTLKADVVIEGVGTRVDTSLLPCAQLAKNGTVLVDEAFRCKGCKDVFASGDLVSYPYHRTGKPVSVKHWNVALQHGRVAASNMVDKPAKMDMIPFFWSNFFKTGFRFAGVIDGTEELVFEGDVDSHKFAVYYVKDKNVVAVLSMGMGPFSSYMTEAFDKKCMPSYAALKMGAANSQSIIECVNKFKV, from the exons ATGAAGATTTTCGAAAAGACTATATTCAGAAATTTAAAGAACTTGTGCCCATATAAACCTTCAAGGAATGCCATTTATCCCTATGTAAACTCATCAAACGATAAAGGCTGGAAGCTTGATAGCACCTTTTATATCGGAGTTCCCGCTTTCTTATCCATCTcttatttatcatattattctttaaaaa CCAAAAGTTATTGTAATGGATTCAATAAGGTGGAACTGGGAAGTTTATCCGACTTCAAAGATGGAGAATCTAAACAAGTTAAGGTTTATAATG gGAAGGACACAGTTTTGGTATCGAAGATTAAAGGAACTTTCTATGTTACAGGGAGCTCCTGCCCACATTTTTCTGCCTCATTCGTCGAtg GAGCAGTAACAGACGAACTCCTAATTTGTCCTTGGCATAACGCTAAGTTCAAATTAAGTGACGGATCATGTGTAAATG GCCCGTGCATGGGTGGAATAGCAACATATGAGCCAGTTGTACAGGAAGATAAACTATACGCTTTACTTCCGCCAACACCACTGCCG CTGGAAGTGGATATGATGAGAGATAAATCCAACGGAAGAGATAATAGAGTTTTCGTTATATGCGGAGGAGGAGCCTCAGCCCACGCAGCAGCAGAAACCCTGAGACTTAAGGGATTTAAAG GCCGCATATTAATGTATGCCGACGAGAAATATTTACCATATTATCGACCCTACCTATCCAAAGCATTCAGTAAAGAATATGACAAAGTTCCAGACGAACAGGCGCTAAGACCAAAGGAATTTTATAAGAATAACCAAATTGAATTCTATGCTGGAAAATCAGTTCGCCTTGTCAACGACAAGGATCATACAATCACCCTGTCTGATGGAACTACAGTGAAATATGACAAA gttTTGGTTGCCACCGGCAATTTTTCCGCTAGGCTACCTGTATCCCAGAACAATAATTATGATAACCTTTTCACCATAAGAACCATAGATGACTTTAAGGGGTTGTCGAAGTTTGTTAAGCCAAATTCAAATATC GTTATTGTCGGTGCAAACTTTATCGGCTGTGAACTTTCGTCTGTCCTTAAGTCCACAGGAGCCAACGTGACAGTTTTAACAAAT GCTGAAACTCCATTGGAATCGATAGTTGGTAAACGAGTAGGAAACGTTGTAGCTAAATTAATGGAAAAAAACGGAGTGAAATTCATTCCCAAATGCACagttaaaaaatacaa TTTGAGTGGAAATAAAGTTAATGAGGTGGttttggataataatactactCTGAAGGCAGATGTAGTTATCGAGGGTGTGGGTACCAGAGTTGACACTTCCCTTTTACCATGTGCACAGTTGGCTAAAAATGGAACTGTTCTAGTCGATGAAGCTTTCAG ATGTAAGGGTTGTAAAGATGTGTTTGCCTCTGGAGATCTGGTGAGTTACCCGTACCATAGAACAG GGAAACCCGTCTCAGTCAAACACTGGAATGTAGCACTCCAACATGGGCGTGTTGCCGCAAGTAACATGGTCGATAAGCCTGCAAAGATGGACATGATCCCCTTCTTCTGGTCAAATTTTTTCAAGACTGGTTTTAG GTTTGCCGGCGTCATTGATGGAACTGAGGAGCTAGTATTTGAGGGCGACGTTGACTCCCACAAATTCGCAGTATACTACGTTAAGGACAAAAAT GTGGTTGCCGTTTTGTCTATGGGTATGGGCCCATTTTCTTCTTATATGACAGAGGCGTTTGACAAGAAATGCATGCCTTCATATGCTGCACTGAAGATGGGTGCTGCAAACTCTCAATCCATAattgaatgtgtaaataagTTTAAAGTCTAG